TCGCCAGGTACTCGGCCACCTCGGTCGACGGGGTGATCGGGTAGCCGCCGAAGAAGTTGCACCCCGCGTACAGGGCTCCCTCCGCGCACGCCTCGTTACCCTGGCGCAGCTTGATCTTGCCCACCTGTCTTCTACTTTTTCCGGTTCGTATGGGAGGCTATTTTTTCTCGACGAAAATGGCGAAGTCGGGGCACCGCAGCTCGCACGCCATGCAGATCGTGCACTTGTCGATGTCGACCACCTTCACCTTGAACATGTCCATGCCCAGCACCTGGGTCGGGCACAGCTTCACGCAGATCTCGCACCCCTTGCAGTAGCGCGGGCC
This portion of the Deltaproteobacteria bacterium genome encodes:
- a CDS encoding 4Fe-4S binding protein → GPRYCKGCEICVKLCPTQVLGMDMFKVKVVDIDKCTICMACELRCPDFAIFVEKK